DNA sequence from the Terriglobia bacterium genome:
TTGTGCATGCCCGGAACATCGAGTCTGAATTCATGAGTCGAGCCGCCGTTGAACCGAACGGTGAAGGTGGATCCAAATCCGTTCAGGTTCACGTCGGTGATGCAGACATCGGCGGTCGCCGCCGTACCATAGGTGACGATCCTTCGTTTGACCTGCGGAATCAACGACTGCAGCGCAGGAGAATCGATACACAGAACAGCCGCTCCGTAAAATGGAACCTTATTGATAAAGGACAGAAACGCCGATTGAATATCCTCCAGATCGCGGTAGTTATCCAGATGATCGGCTTCAACATTGGTCACGACGGCAATCGTCGGTGAGAGCAGCAGAAACGACCGGTCGCTTTCATCGGCTTCGAGCACGATGAAATCGCCTTTCCCCAGCCTGGCGTTGCTGCCGATCGTGTTAAGGAGGCCGCCGACAACGACGGTCGGATCGAGCCCCGCGCGATCCAGAATCGTTGCGATCATGGATGTCGTCGTGGTTTTCCCGTGAGTGCCGGCGACAGCGATGCCGTACTTCAGGCGGGCAAGCTCCGCCAGCATCTCGGCGCGCGCGATCACCGGAATCTTGAGGCGCTGGGCTTCCGTGATCTCGGGATTGTCGGGCCGCACGGCGGATGAAGTGACGACGACGTGAGCGCTCTTGACATTTTCGGCCGCATGGCGCGGATACACAACGGCACCGCACTGCTCCAGATGGTCTGTAATGGACGTCGCCCGCAGATCGGAGCCGGTCACTTTGTAACCGAGATTCAGCAGCACTTCGGCGATACCGCTCATGCCGATGCCGCCGATCCCCACGAAGTGTACGTGTTTGATGCGCTTAAACACGGGCCGCCCTCTCGACGAGATCCACGATCCTCGCCTCGGCGTCCAGAATGGCGGCGCGGCGGGCATTGTTTTCTATTTCGCCGAGGCGCTTCGGATCGCCGATCAGGTCGCGAATCGCGCTGGAAAGGCTCGTGCCGTTTAATTCGGAGTTGCTGATCACGACGGCGGCATTTTCCTCGGCCATTGCCCGTGCGTTCTTCATCTGATGATCATCGGTCGCGAACGGAAACGGAACGAGGATCGCGGCACGCCCCGCGGCTTTGATCTCGGCGACAGTGGTCGCTCCGGAGCGCGAAACGATCAGATCGGCAGCCGCATACCGCTCGTGAAAATTGTTGAAGAAGGCGCGCACGTCGGCGGTGAATCCCTTCGCAGCATAGGCCATCCTTACCTCCTCCACTTGTTTCTCACCGGTCTGGTGAACGAACCGGAGCCTGTCCTTCCAATCGGCCAGGCTGTCCAGCGCCTCAAGGACGGCGCGATTGATCGCCTGCGCGCCCTGGCTTCCACCGAAAATCAAAATCGTGTATGGAACGGCATGGGATTTTGCGGGGATCGATTTGAATTCCGGACGGATCGGATTGCCGGTTACAACCGCACGCCGGCCGAAATACGATTGGGTGCGAGGATCGGTAACGGCGGCGAAGTTGACCCACTTGCCGACAACCCGGTTGGCGAGTCCTGGGATGGCGTTCTGTTCCATGATCACGCGCGGGTAGCCGCCTAGCGTCGCGGCGCTCAACATTGGAAACGATGCGTATCCGCCGACGCCGACCACGACATCGGGCCGGAAATCACGCAGAATCTGCCGCGCCTTGAAGACGCCGCTCAACATGCCGATCAGATTGCGAATCTGGCGAGCCACACCTAAGCCCTTGATTCCCCCTACCGGCAATGTTCGCAACTCGAAACCTTCCTTCGGGACGATGCGCGTTTCAATTCCCTGTTCGGCCCCCACAAACAAAATCTTCGATCCGGGCTGCCGCCGCTGGATCTCGCGAGCGACGGCGATACCGGGAAACAAATGTCCCCCTGTGCCCCCGCCTGCAATGATGACGTTCATGCGTCCCAACTCAGGACCAAATCAACTCGATTGCTGCGAAACATTTAGAAGAATTCCGACGGCCGCCAGCATCACCACGAACGAACTGCCGCCGTAGCTCAAAAACGGCAGCGGAATCCCTTTTGTCGGAAGCAGACCGAGAACCATGCTCATATTGATAAAAGCCTGCACACACACCATCGTGGTGATGCCCAGCGCCAGATAGAAGCCAAAGGGATCGGGCGCCCGCATCGAAGTGCGGAGGCCACGCCAGAAGAAGATCGAGAACAGGCAAAGCAGAGCGCAGGTTCCGATCAAACCCAATTCCTCGCCGACAACCGCAAAAATGAAGTCCGTGTGCGCCTCGGGCAAATAGAAAAGCTTCTGTTTTCCCTCCATGTATCCGAGCCCCGTGATCCCTCCGGAGGCAACCGATAAGAGAGACTGGATGATCTGGAAGCCTCTTCCAAGGGGCTGAGCCCACGGATCGAGGAAAGCCAGAATACGCGCGCGCCGGTATTCAACCCGGAACACGAGCAGGTAAAAAGTCGGAAGCACAAAGATGATCGAGGCCGCAATCCAACGCAAGTCCAACCCGGCGACAAACAGAAGAACGCCGCTGATCATGAACAGGGAAACGGCGGTTCCGAGATCCTCAATCGCAAC
Encoded proteins:
- the murC gene encoding UDP-N-acetylmuramate--L-alanine ligase; amino-acid sequence: MFKRIKHVHFVGIGGIGMSGIAEVLLNLGYKVTGSDLRATSITDHLEQCGAVVYPRHAAENVKSAHVVVTSSAVRPDNPEITEAQRLKIPVIARAEMLAELARLKYGIAVAGTHGKTTTTSMIATILDRAGLDPTVVVGGLLNTIGSNARLGKGDFIVLEADESDRSFLLLSPTIAVVTNVEADHLDNYRDLEDIQSAFLSFINKVPFYGAAVLCIDSPALQSLIPQVKRRIVTYGTAATADVCITDVNLNGFGSTFTVRFNGGSTHEFRLDVPGMHNVLNAAAAFAAARDMGVEPQVIAAGLAGFKGVDRRFQIKSRDGVTVIDDYAHHPTEISATLSAAKGCNFQRIFAVFQPHRFTRTFHFFDDFARAFNLADVVLILDIYPAGEAPMEGITTPALIEKIKSFGHKHAIYAPDFAAIESYIIANAEPGDAIVVMGAGSVTKLSDTLSQRFSRTA
- the ftsW gene encoding putative lipid II flippase FtsW — translated: MAKKLKPDRILFLVTLLLIGFGIAMVFSSSAIVAKEKFGDPNYFSFKQLIFATLGLAVMFVVMKVDYHRYRHPAVVFSALAIVVALLVVVFFLPATANTHRWIQLAGFSVQPSELSKLALICFLAYFLEKRKGQINDLAFTLIPVAVIVALLAGLVAIEDLGTAVSLFMISGVLLFVAGLDLRWIAASIIFVLPTFYLLVFRVEYRRARILAFLDPWAQPLGRGFQIIQSLLSVASGGITGLGYMEGKQKLFYLPEAHTDFIFAVVGEELGLIGTCALLCLFSIFFWRGLRTSMRAPDPFGFYLALGITTMVCVQAFINMSMVLGLLPTKGIPLPFLSYGGSSFVVMLAAVGILLNVSQQSS
- the murG gene encoding undecaprenyldiphospho-muramoylpentapeptide beta-N-acetylglucosaminyltransferase, with the protein product MNVIIAGGGTGGHLFPGIAVAREIQRRQPGSKILFVGAEQGIETRIVPKEGFELRTLPVGGIKGLGVARQIRNLIGMLSGVFKARQILRDFRPDVVVGVGGYASFPMLSAATLGGYPRVIMEQNAIPGLANRVVGKWVNFAAVTDPRTQSYFGRRAVVTGNPIRPEFKSIPAKSHAVPYTILIFGGSQGAQAINRAVLEALDSLADWKDRLRFVHQTGEKQVEEVRMAYAAKGFTADVRAFFNNFHERYAAADLIVSRSGATTVAEIKAAGRAAILVPFPFATDDHQMKNARAMAEENAAVVISNSELNGTSLSSAIRDLIGDPKRLGEIENNARRAAILDAEARIVDLVERAARV